CGAGGTCGAAGACCGGGGACCGGGCATCGCCAGCGAACACCTGGACCGGATCTTCGAACGCTTCTACCGGGTCGACCGCGCCCGCTCCAGGGAACTCGGCGGCACCGGCCTGGGCCTGGCGATCGTCAAGAACGTCGCCCGACGACACGGCGGCGGAGTGGAGGTGGAGAGCGAACGGGGACGGGGTTCCACGTTCCGGCTCTGGTTGCCTGCGGCAGAATGAGGCCTGCTTGCAAGAGTGAGGTGTACTTCACGCATTCTTCACACGGCTGCGTGACATTCCTCGGCGAGGATCAAGGGTTTGGGAATTCACCTGCAGCGCGATCTGGACGAAGTGACGCGGTCGCTCCTCGAGGTGGCCGCGATGGTCGAGGACATGATCGCGAAGTCGCTGCAGGCGCTCCGGGAGCGGAGCGTCGATCTGGCCCATGAGGTTCAGCGTCGGGACCGCGTCATCGATGCCCGGGAGATCGAGGTCGAAGAGGAGTGCCTCAAGATCCTGGCCCTGCACTCGCCGGTGGCGTCGGACCTCCGCATGGTCGTGACCTGGCTCAAGGTGAACAACGACCTCGAACGTGCCGGCGACCTGGCCCGGAACCTCGCCGAGCGGGCGGAAAGCCTCGCCGTGGCGGAGCCGGTCCAGATCCCGCGCGAGATCTGGACCATGGCCGAGCGCATCCCGAAGATGCTGCGCTCAGCTCTGGATGCGGCTGTCGGCGGCGACACGGAACTCGCCCGCTCGGTCATTGCCGAGGACGAGGTCGTCGACCGAAGCCACGAGGCCATGTACGGCGTGGTGGCGGCGATGATCGACGAAGAGCCCGGGTCCGCGGCGGTCTGCATCCAGTTCCTGTCGATCTCGCGCTACCTGGAGCGGATGGCCGATCTGGCGACTAACATCGCCGAGGATGTCGTCTTCCTCGTCGATGGCGAGGTCGTGCGCCACCAGGCGCCTTAGGGGGGTTTACGGCTGCCGCAGAAGCGGCTAGACTCCGCCCCTTCCCCGCGAAGCACCGCAGGAGTCAGCTCCGAGGTGCGGGTCGCATTGCGTGTCGAGGGTCGACCTGGGGAGCGGAAACGGGGGTCCCGAACACA
This portion of the Acidobacteriota bacterium genome encodes:
- the phoU gene encoding phosphate signaling complex protein PhoU, which translates into the protein MGIHLQRDLDEVTRSLLEVAAMVEDMIAKSLQALRERSVDLAHEVQRRDRVIDAREIEVEEECLKILALHSPVASDLRMVVTWLKVNNDLERAGDLARNLAERAESLAVAEPVQIPREIWTMAERIPKMLRSALDAAVGGDTELARSVIAEDEVVDRSHEAMYGVVAAMIDEEPGSAAVCIQFLSISRYLERMADLATNIAEDVVFLVDGEVVRHQAP